The following proteins are encoded in a genomic region of Arcobacter suis CECT 7833:
- the msrP gene encoding protein-methionine-sulfoxide reductase catalytic subunit MsrP, producing the protein MNIIRKKSWQISENLVTSKELFEKRRSFIKLGAASLVASGAIMQLLAKENLPNITLDFIKDENKNALKLNTYEQITSHNNFYEFTTKQSAVKDMAHTLKTDNWKIQIDGLVENPMKIDLDDLKKMLTLEERIYRFRCVEGWSMVVPWNGYTLSSLIKKVKPLSSAKYIRFETLVDTTSFPDQKRGAFGAVEYPYVEGLRIDEAMNDLSFLAIGLYGDLMPKQNGAPIRLVVPWKYGFKSIKSIVKISFVEKEPLNTWQKENADEYGFYANVNPNVDHPRWSQKKERVLGSFTKQNTLMFNGYEKEVSGLYVGMDLTKFI; encoded by the coding sequence ATGAATATCATTAGAAAAAAATCTTGGCAAATCAGTGAAAATCTAGTAACTTCTAAAGAACTATTTGAAAAAAGAAGAAGTTTTATAAAACTTGGAGCTGCTTCACTTGTGGCAAGTGGTGCAATTATGCAGCTTTTAGCAAAAGAAAATCTTCCAAATATTACTTTAGATTTTATAAAAGATGAAAATAAAAATGCTTTAAAACTAAATACCTATGAGCAAATAACTTCACACAATAACTTCTACGAATTCACTACAAAACAAAGTGCTGTAAAAGATATGGCACATACTTTAAAAACAGATAATTGGAAAATACAAATAGATGGTTTAGTAGAAAATCCAATGAAAATTGATTTAGATGATTTAAAAAAGATGTTAACTTTAGAAGAGAGAATTTATAGATTTAGATGTGTTGAGGGTTGGAGTATGGTTGTTCCGTGGAATGGTTATACACTTAGCTCTTTGATAAAAAAAGTAAAACCACTTTCAAGTGCAAAATATATAAGATTTGAAACTTTAGTTGATACAACAAGTTTTCCTGACCAAAAACGAGGAGCTTTTGGAGCAGTTGAATATCCTTATGTTGAAGGATTACGAATTGATGAGGCTATGAATGATTTATCTTTTTTAGCCATTGGACTTTATGGGGATTTGATGCCAAAACAAAATGGCGCACCAATCAGACTTGTAGTTCCATGGAAATATGGATTTAAATCTATAAAATCAATAGTAAAAATATCTTTTGTGGAAAAAGAGCCACTAAATACTTGGCAAAAAGAAAATGCCGATGAATATGGATTTTATGCAAATGTAAATCCAAATGTTGACCATCCCCGTTGGTCTCAAAAAAAAGAGAGAGTTTTGGGAAGTTTTACAAAACAAAACACTTTAATGTTCAACGGTTATGAAAAAGAAGTTTCAGGACTTTATGTTGGAATGGATTTAACAAAGTTTATATAA
- a CDS encoding metal ABC transporter ATP-binding protein, which produces MELINISNLFYKYHKTDVLENINLTIKDNDFLAIIGPNGGGKSTLLKLILGLLTPQDGKIDKKIKNNQVGYVPQNTNLNIDFPITALEIVLMGHVSSKKKLFGYSKEDIGCAMASLAKVSMADFANSKIGDLSGGQRQRVFIARALCSNPKIMLLDEPTASIDVKGQREIYELLKELNNSICIVVVSHDISVLLNYAKNVAHINKNLVYHSLENVEKNVNTQNEHLCEVELLSALGKSHVCCEHTH; this is translated from the coding sequence GTGGAATTAATAAATATTAGTAATTTATTTTATAAATATCATAAAACAGATGTATTAGAAAATATAAATTTAACAATAAAAGATAATGATTTTTTAGCAATAATTGGTCCAAACGGTGGAGGAAAATCTACTTTACTAAAACTAATTTTAGGTTTATTAACACCTCAAGATGGGAAAATAGACAAAAAAATAAAAAACAATCAAGTGGGATATGTACCTCAAAATACAAATTTGAATATAGATTTTCCAATTACTGCTTTAGAAATAGTTTTGATGGGACATGTAAGCTCTAAAAAAAAGTTATTTGGATATTCAAAGGAAGATATTGGTTGTGCGATGGCTTCATTAGCAAAAGTTAGTATGGCAGATTTTGCCAATTCAAAAATTGGTGATTTAAGTGGCGGTCAAAGACAAAGGGTTTTTATAGCAAGGGCTTTGTGTTCTAATCCAAAAATTATGTTGTTAGATGAACCAACAGCTAGTATTGACGTAAAAGGTCAAAGGGAAATTTATGAGTTATTAAAAGAGTTAAATAACTCTATTTGTATAGTTGTGGTTAGCCATGATATTTCAGTTTTATTAAACTATGCAAAAAATGTGGCTCATATAAATAAAAATTTAGTTTATCATTCTTTAGAGAATGTAGAAAAAAATGTAAATACACAAAATGAACATTTATGTGAAGTTGAACTTTTATCAGCTTTGGGTAAATCTCATGTTTGTTGTGAACATACACATTAA
- a CDS encoding ATP-dependent helicase, with the protein MPLSNLNQEQLSAATCGAGYNLIIASAGTGKTSTIVGRIATLINSGVKPNEILLLTFTNKAAAEMVARVAKFFGKDIAKQIMAGTFHSVSYKLLKELKVNITLKQPNELKTLFKSIYEKRVFFERDAEANPYDGGYLYDLYSLYLNSNDGETFGDWIKSKSPAHELYIMIYEDVVDEFSELKTKYGYANFDDLLTIMLETLKENDFSFKEILVDEYQDTNPLQGRLLDAFKPKSLFCVGDYDQSIYAFNGSDIGIISTFGDRYENATVFTLRKNYRSTKPILDLATKVIEYNERVYEKKLEVVRTENEHKPKLLAFNELFSQYEYISELISKSSTPHNDIAIIYRNNSSADGIEANLREFSIPAKRKGGMSFFDSVEVKFILDVLVMQITHNDMMAFIHVVEHGKGIGKAIAKDIFDALIKLGDGDLLKGLFSPRADINNPYENGKVKNRQLGLFDDFIELGSISKFKDCNFEEAFLGNPILKHPKLNVDGGKYLYDIYLLMKHLRRTKIPETLVGSIASSMAYSKLKDFLSTKRATQKDGTINPSQKTKSLAKINRKVMLLKNLSRNFQDLSKFINSMILGGSEMSEGDGVNLLSIHASKGLEFKEVYVIDLMDGRFPNRKLMSKGGSIEEERRLFYVAVTRAKDILYLSYAKYDKIKKMTFVASPFLKEAGMIIKDAEES; encoded by the coding sequence ATGCCTTTATCGAACCTAAATCAAGAACAACTAAGTGCTGCCACTTGTGGTGCTGGTTATAATCTTATAATTGCTAGTGCTGGAACTGGAAAAACTTCAACTATCGTTGGGCGAATTGCTACACTTATAAATAGTGGTGTTAAACCAAATGAAATTTTACTTTTAACTTTTACAAATAAAGCAGCAGCTGAAATGGTAGCAAGAGTTGCTAAATTTTTTGGAAAAGATATAGCAAAACAAATTATGGCTGGAACTTTTCATTCTGTTTCTTATAAACTTTTAAAAGAGTTAAAAGTAAATATCACTTTAAAACAACCAAATGAATTAAAAACTTTATTTAAATCTATTTATGAAAAAAGAGTATTTTTTGAAAGAGATGCTGAAGCCAATCCTTATGATGGCGGATATTTGTACGATTTATATTCTTTATATTTAAACTCAAATGACGGTGAGACTTTTGGAGATTGGATAAAATCAAAAAGTCCTGCACATGAACTTTATATTATGATTTATGAAGATGTTGTTGATGAGTTTAGTGAATTAAAAACAAAATATGGATATGCAAATTTTGATGATTTATTGACTATCATGCTTGAAACTTTAAAAGAAAACGATTTTAGTTTTAAAGAGATACTTGTAGATGAATACCAAGATACAAATCCACTTCAAGGAAGACTTCTTGATGCTTTTAAACCAAAATCTCTATTTTGCGTTGGCGATTATGACCAAAGTATTTATGCTTTTAATGGTTCTGATATTGGAATTATTTCTACATTTGGTGATAGATATGAAAATGCAACAGTTTTTACTCTACGAAAAAATTACCGTTCAACAAAACCAATTTTAGATTTAGCTACAAAAGTTATTGAATACAACGAAAGAGTTTATGAAAAAAAACTTGAAGTTGTACGAACTGAAAATGAACATAAACCAAAATTATTAGCTTTTAATGAACTTTTTTCACAATATGAATATATTTCAGAACTTATTTCAAAAAGTTCAACTCCACATAATGATATTGCAATCATATATAGAAACAACTCAAGTGCCGATGGAATAGAAGCAAACTTAAGAGAGTTTTCAATTCCAGCTAAAAGAAAAGGTGGAATGAGTTTTTTTGATTCTGTTGAAGTGAAATTTATTTTAGATGTTTTAGTTATGCAAATTACACACAATGATATGATGGCTTTTATTCATGTTGTTGAACATGGAAAAGGTATTGGAAAAGCAATTGCAAAAGATATTTTTGATGCACTTATAAAACTTGGTGATGGAGATTTATTAAAAGGTCTTTTTTCCCCTAGAGCTGATATAAATAATCCTTATGAAAATGGAAAAGTCAAAAATAGACAACTTGGTCTTTTTGATGATTTTATTGAATTAGGTTCTATTTCAAAGTTTAAAGATTGTAATTTTGAAGAGGCATTTTTGGGAAATCCTATTTTAAAACATCCAAAACTAAATGTTGATGGTGGAAAATATTTATATGATATTTATTTACTGATGAAACATTTACGAAGAACAAAAATTCCAGAAACTTTAGTTGGAAGTATTGCTTCTTCTATGGCGTATTCAAAACTAAAAGATTTTTTATCTACAAAAAGAGCAACCCAAAAAGATGGAACAATAAATCCAAGCCAAAAAACAAAATCACTTGCAAAAATAAATAGAAAAGTAATGCTTTTAAAAAATCTATCAAGAAATTTCCAAGATTTATCAAAATTCATAAACTCTATGATTTTAGGTGGAAGTGAAATGAGTGAAGGAGATGGAGTAAATCTTCTTTCTATTCATGCAAGTAAAGGTTTAGAATTTAAAGAGGTTTATGTAATTGATTTAATGGATGGAAGATTTCCAAATAGAAAACTTATGAGTAAAGGTGGAAGCATAGAAGAAGAACGAAGATTATTCTATGTAGCAGTTACAAGAGCAAAAGATATTTTGTATTTATCTTATGCAAAATATGACAAAATAAAAAAGATGACTTTTGTAGCAAGTCCATTTTTAAAAGAAGCAGGAATGATTATAAAAGATGCTGAAGAATCTTAG
- a CDS encoding ElyC/SanA/YdcF family protein, with amino-acid sequence MFVFKKIVSAFLLPIPIGLFLLLLAFFYLMFNSYKKAKIFLFLGLAWFFIFSFQPFSIALLSPLENSHKALIETPKVNYILVLGSGHKSDESLSITSQVKMVGINRLVEGIRHYKNLENAKLIVSGYGATDENSHALMQEKLAISLGVKQEDIIRLDTTKDTKEEAIETKKIVGNEALILVTSASHMKRSVLLFQKEGLNVIASPTNHLAYEDDSYSSYFSAKNLRNCEMAIHEYLGLIYSYLRNDI; translated from the coding sequence ATGTTTGTATTTAAAAAAATTGTTTCAGCTTTTTTGTTACCAATTCCAATTGGTCTTTTTTTACTTCTTTTAGCTTTTTTTTACTTGATGTTTAATTCATATAAAAAAGCGAAGATATTTTTGTTTTTAGGGCTGGCTTGGTTTTTTATATTTTCATTTCAACCTTTTTCAATTGCTCTTTTATCTCCACTTGAAAATTCTCATAAAGCTTTAATTGAAACTCCAAAGGTAAATTACATTTTAGTTTTAGGAAGTGGACATAAAAGTGATGAGAGTTTGAGTATAACTTCTCAAGTAAAAATGGTAGGAATAAATAGATTAGTTGAAGGAATTAGACACTATAAAAATCTTGAAAATGCAAAACTAATAGTTTCAGGTTATGGCGCAACTGATGAAAATTCCCACGCTTTAATGCAAGAAAAATTGGCTATCTCTTTGGGTGTAAAACAAGAAGATATTATTAGACTTGATACTACTAAAGATACAAAAGAAGAAGCAATTGAAACAAAAAAGATTGTTGGAAATGAAGCTTTGATTTTAGTAACAAGTGCCTCTCATATGAAAAGGTCAGTTTTATTGTTTCAAAAAGAGGGTTTAAATGTAATTGCAAGTCCAACAAATCATTTGGCTTATGAAGATGACTCTTATTCATCATATTTTTCAGCTAAAAATCTGAGAAATTGTGAAATGGCGATTCATGAATATTTAGGATTAATCTATTCTTATCTAAGAAATGATATTTGA
- the prx-suh gene encoding thiol peroxidase Prx-SUH: protein MATTKLKGNEVTLSGTELKVGDIAPVVTVVAKDLSDVQVGGQKGKAQIIVVVPSLDTAVCAAETRKFNEAAAKVENAEVIVVSMDLPFAMGRFCTTEGIENLTVGSDFRAKAFAKSYGVLIASGALAGVTCRAVFVINASGVITYKEICPEITEEPNYEAALAAVNEVVSTSCCGGGSCH from the coding sequence ATGGCAACAACAAAATTAAAAGGTAACGAAGTTACTTTAAGTGGTACAGAATTAAAAGTAGGAGATATTGCTCCTGTTGTAACAGTAGTAGCAAAAGATTTATCAGATGTTCAAGTAGGTGGTCAAAAAGGTAAAGCTCAAATTATAGTTGTAGTTCCTTCTTTAGACACAGCAGTTTGTGCAGCAGAAACTAGAAAATTTAATGAAGCAGCAGCAAAAGTTGAAAATGCAGAAGTAATCGTAGTTTCTATGGACTTACCATTTGCAATGGGAAGATTTTGTACAACTGAAGGAATTGAAAATCTAACTGTTGGTTCAGATTTTAGAGCAAAAGCATTTGCTAAATCTTATGGTGTTTTAATTGCAAGTGGAGCATTAGCTGGTGTTACTTGTAGAGCAGTATTTGTTATTAATGCTTCAGGTGTTATTACATATAAAGAAATTTGTCCTGAAATTACTGAAGAACCAAATTATGAAGCAGCACTTGCTGCTGTTAATGAAGTTGTATCTACTTCTTGTTGTGGCGGAGGATCTTGCCACTAA
- a CDS encoding CvfB family protein has product MNEKQINEHIYVGELNTLAVNRVSEPGIYLISDDQTEVLLPNAYVTKSMEIGSFLDVFIYTDSEDRLVATTLKPYVYLYEFASLEIVDSMKFGAFVDIGLPKHILVPKNKQKGTYSIGNRKVLQLQLDEKTNRLIASEKYDLLKEIKDLEKNAEVEIILYSKTPLGYKVIVNNSYDGMIYHTEIFENLKIGDTKRAYVKNVRDDNKIDISLQKIGEKASGDKVFDVLAKEGGKLDFTYKSEADEIKEKFGISKKAFKASLTKLIAENKIILEESCIRVK; this is encoded by the coding sequence ATGAATGAAAAACAAATAAACGAACATATTTATGTGGGAGAATTAAATACTCTTGCTGTTAATAGAGTTAGTGAACCAGGAATTTATCTAATTAGTGATGATCAAACGGAAGTACTATTGCCAAATGCTTATGTTACAAAGTCTATGGAAATAGGTAGTTTTTTGGATGTGTTTATTTACACAGATAGTGAAGACAGACTTGTGGCAACTACACTTAAACCTTATGTGTATTTATATGAATTTGCTTCTTTAGAGATAGTTGATTCTATGAAATTTGGCGCTTTTGTGGATATTGGATTACCAAAACATATTTTAGTTCCTAAAAATAAACAAAAAGGAACTTACTCTATTGGGAATAGAAAAGTTTTACAACTTCAATTAGATGAAAAAACAAATAGATTAATTGCTTCTGAAAAATATGATTTATTAAAAGAGATAAAAGATTTAGAAAAAAATGCTGAGGTTGAAATTATTTTATATTCAAAAACACCACTTGGATATAAAGTAATAGTAAATAATTCTTATGATGGAATGATATATCACACTGAGATTTTTGAAAATCTAAAAATAGGTGATACAAAAAGAGCTTATGTGAAAAATGTAAGAGATGACAATAAAATAGATATTTCTTTACAAAAAATAGGTGAAAAAGCATCAGGAGATAAGGTTTTTGATGTTTTAGCAAAAGAGGGTGGAAAACTAGATTTTACTTACAAAAGCGAAGCCGATGAAATAAAAGAGAAGTTTGGAATTAGTAAAAAAGCTTTTAAGGCATCTTTAACTAAACTAATAGCTGAGAATAAAATAATTTTAGAAGAGAGCTGTATTAGAGTTAAATAG
- a CDS encoding NnrS family protein: protein MFFSWYKKFSSQPHQPFFTSGILFFILFMSLFVATYSNILILDSSVLTYHAYSMIFVIFIQFFLGFLFVVFPRFLVQADIETKVYMNLFLLYFFASLGVFLTLIFYSKGTFIFQILMLIAQIMSFKLLYLIHQKSLIKVKEDTKWVLIAFFSGLISHGLFIISNLDFSFSYLISKFAINGGFYLFIFMIIFTISQRMIPFFTTSKAPDYKINKSENLLTLVFVFLALKVVLLSFDNVKLNLIVDVPLFIIFTKELIRWKLPFFKVPAIMWVLFLGLYWIPVAFFISIIEGLMAFYDPSIVFEKAVIHTLALGYFITVLVGFGTRVILGHSGSTPHANNFAIFVFIAIQIITLFRIFTSFSLNFGLNYMALLDITAILLIFGLLLWSSKYITILLKGK from the coding sequence ATGTTTTTTTCATGGTATAAGAAGTTTTCTTCACAACCTCACCAGCCATTTTTTACAAGTGGTATTTTATTTTTTATTCTTTTTATGTCTTTATTTGTAGCAACTTATTCAAATATTCTTATTTTAGATAGTAGTGTTTTAACTTATCATGCTTATTCTATGATTTTTGTTATTTTTATTCAGTTTTTTTTAGGATTTTTATTTGTGGTTTTTCCACGATTTTTAGTTCAAGCAGATATTGAAACAAAAGTTTACATGAATCTATTTTTATTATATTTTTTTGCATCTTTAGGTGTTTTCTTAACACTAATTTTTTATTCAAAAGGTACTTTTATTTTCCAAATTTTGATGCTAATAGCACAAATTATGAGTTTTAAACTACTTTATTTAATACATCAAAAAAGTCTTATAAAAGTAAAAGAAGATACAAAATGGGTTTTGATAGCTTTTTTTTCTGGGCTTATAAGTCATGGTTTATTTATAATCTCAAATTTAGATTTTTCTTTCTCTTATTTAATTTCTAAATTTGCTATAAATGGGGGTTTTTATCTATTTATTTTTATGATAATTTTTACAATTTCACAAAGAATGATTCCATTTTTTACAACATCAAAAGCACCAGATTATAAAATAAATAAAAGTGAAAATCTTTTGACTTTAGTGTTTGTTTTTTTAGCCTTAAAAGTAGTTTTATTATCTTTTGATAATGTTAAATTAAATCTAATAGTAGATGTTCCTTTGTTTATTATTTTCACAAAAGAGTTGATAAGATGGAAACTTCCATTTTTTAAAGTTCCTGCAATTATGTGGGTTTTATTTCTTGGGCTTTATTGGATTCCAGTTGCTTTTTTTATCTCTATAATTGAGGGATTAATGGCATTTTATGACCCAAGTATTGTTTTTGAAAAAGCGGTTATTCACACTTTGGCTTTAGGATATTTTATAACTGTTCTTGTAGGTTTTGGAACTAGGGTAATTTTAGGACATTCTGGTTCAACTCCCCATGCAAATAATTTTGCAATATTTGTTTTTATTGCAATTCAAATCATAACTTTATTTAGAATATTTACCTCATTTTCTTTGAATTTTGGACTAAATTATATGGCTTTATTAGATATAACAGCAATTTTACTAATTTTTGGTTTGCTTTTATGGTCAAGTAAATATATAACTATTTTATTAAAAGGAAAATAG
- the amrB gene encoding AmmeMemoRadiSam system protein B: MSIRKAVVSGSFYPDTKEEILKYINHFNSICVNIKTFEDIKAIIVPHAGYIYSGFTANLAYKLVSKKDIKRVVVIGPSHKVYLKGASVALYDEYETPLGNLKIDKEFSKDLIDKYDFLDFNVECEFEHSTETQAPFIKHYLKNVQIVEIIYGEINYEDLSKVINEILSNSDNFVVISTDLSHFYTLEEAQKKDNICLNAIDKKDLDLFDYCEACGKTGVKAIINWAIKNNYETKVLNYCTSADVTKDKSRVVGYTTALIGK; encoded by the coding sequence ATGAGTATAAGAAAAGCAGTTGTTAGTGGAAGTTTTTATCCAGATACAAAAGAAGAGATTTTAAAATATATAAATCATTTTAATAGTATTTGTGTGAATATAAAAACCTTTGAAGATATAAAAGCTATTATTGTTCCTCATGCTGGATATATTTATAGTGGATTTACTGCAAATTTGGCTTATAAATTAGTTTCAAAAAAAGATATAAAAAGAGTAGTTGTAATTGGACCATCACATAAAGTTTATCTAAAAGGTGCAAGTGTGGCTTTATATGATGAGTATGAAACACCACTTGGAAATCTAAAAATTGACAAAGAGTTTTCAAAAGATTTAATAGACAAATATGATTTTTTAGATTTTAATGTGGAGTGTGAATTTGAACACTCAACAGAAACACAAGCTCCATTTATAAAACACTATTTAAAAAACGTACAAATAGTTGAGATTATTTATGGTGAAATTAATTACGAAGATTTATCAAAAGTTATAAATGAGATTTTATCCAATAGTGATAATTTTGTGGTAATAAGTACAGATTTAAGTCATTTTTATACCCTTGAAGAAGCGCAGAAAAAAGATAATATTTGTTTAAATGCAATAGATAAAAAGGATTTAGATTTGTTTGATTATTGTGAAGCTTGTGGAAAAACAGGTGTTAAAGCTATTATAAATTGGGCTATTAAAAATAACTATGAAACGAAAGTGCTAAATTATTGTACAAGTGCTGATGTTACAAAAGATAAAAGCAGAGTTGTTGGATATACAACAGCGTTAATAGGAAAATAG
- a CDS encoding tetratricopeptide repeat protein, with protein sequence MKNLLKVTLFFLLGLQTLFAAGVNDGFVEYKKGNNEQAIEIFKKACDEGASSGCYNLGLLYYNGTEVEQEYFKAAEAFSKACDDNHTKACYNLGYMYQNGYGVRLDPLKAIELYEKTCQAGLGASCYNISNMYAVGDGVEKDIFKTVDYLTKACNLDHSKACYNLAVRYNNAEGVEKNPPRAAILYEKSCDLGYPKSCYNLGIMYVNGEYFVKNNIKALELFTKACGLNLQEACEAYDNLKGLVY encoded by the coding sequence ATGAAAAATTTATTAAAAGTTACACTGTTTTTTTTGTTAGGTTTACAAACTTTATTTGCCGCAGGTGTAAATGATGGTTTCGTAGAATACAAAAAAGGAAATAATGAACAAGCTATTGAAATATTTAAAAAAGCCTGCGATGAAGGTGCATCTTCTGGATGTTATAATCTTGGACTTTTATATTACAATGGAACTGAAGTTGAACAAGAGTATTTTAAAGCAGCAGAGGCTTTTTCAAAAGCTTGTGATGATAATCATACAAAAGCTTGTTATAACTTAGGATATATGTATCAAAATGGTTATGGTGTTAGATTAGATCCATTAAAAGCTATTGAATTGTACGAAAAAACTTGCCAAGCTGGACTGGGAGCTTCTTGTTATAATATTTCAAATATGTATGCAGTTGGGGATGGAGTGGAAAAAGACATTTTCAAAACTGTAGATTATCTGACAAAAGCTTGTAACTTAGATCATTCAAAAGCTTGTTATAACCTAGCTGTTAGATACAATAATGCAGAAGGCGTTGAAAAAAATCCTCCAAGAGCAGCAATACTTTATGAAAAATCTTGTGATTTAGGTTATCCAAAATCTTGTTACAATTTAGGAATCATGTATGTAAATGGGGAATATTTTGTAAAAAATAATATTAAAGCTTTAGAATTATTCACAAAAGCTTGTGGCTTGAATCTTCAAGAAGCTTGTGAAGCTTATGACAATTTAAAAGGTTTAGTATATTAA
- a CDS encoding ferric reductase-like transmembrane domain-containing protein, with protein MKRFFMYLIAFLPIVYLLIRLFIIDDVNDPIKYIYTITGVSATVILFISIIISLIKEKINLIKYRKEIGLLGFFYAFLHLLNFIVFDASFDFEFILKETVEKPFIYLGMIAFFILLFMAITSTKQLFRKYNKYHKLVYLSLILITIHWIMAQKSVNITQFIYIGIILIIGYYKLLQQIVRSNKL; from the coding sequence ATGAAAAGATTTTTTATGTATTTAATAGCTTTTTTACCTATTGTTTATTTATTAATTAGATTATTTATAATTGATGATGTAAATGATCCAATAAAATATATTTATACAATCACAGGAGTTAGTGCAACTGTGATTTTATTTATTTCCATAATTATTTCTTTAATAAAAGAAAAAATAAATCTAATAAAATATAGAAAAGAAATTGGGCTTTTGGGATTTTTTTATGCTTTTTTACATCTTTTAAATTTTATAGTTTTTGATGCTTCATTTGATTTTGAATTTATCTTAAAAGAGACAGTTGAAAAGCCTTTTATTTATCTTGGAATGATTGCTTTTTTTATACTTTTATTTATGGCAATAACTTCAACAAAACAACTTTTTAGAAAATATAATAAATATCATAAATTAGTTTATTTATCTTTGATTTTAATTACGATTCATTGGATTATGGCGCAAAAATCTGTAAATATAACACAATTTATTTATATAGGAATTATTCTAATAATTGGATATTACAAACTTTTACAGCAAATAGTTAGAAGTAATAAACTTTAG
- a CDS encoding metal ABC transporter permease: MLEILQYDFIQNALLAGVLISIAAGIIGSLVVVNKITFLTGGIAHSSYGGIGLAIYMGIPVLFGATVFAVLTAIIIAIITLKNRNRIDAIIGMMWASGMAIGIIFVDLTPGYNVDLMSYLFGSIIAVSNEDVIYMAVLDVFIISIVIFFYKQILAVSYDSEFATLRGINVKFFYTLILILAALCVVAAIKAVGLILVIALLTIPTYLAESFSSKLSTMMIISSILATIFTILGLIVSYSYDISSGASIILVAVVVLAIVKLLRIKK, encoded by the coding sequence ATGTTAGAAATATTACAATATGATTTTATTCAAAATGCCTTATTAGCTGGAGTTTTAATATCAATAGCTGCTGGAATTATAGGTTCATTAGTTGTTGTAAATAAGATTACTTTTTTAACAGGTGGAATTGCGCATAGTTCTTATGGTGGAATTGGACTTGCTATTTATATGGGAATCCCAGTTTTATTTGGAGCTACAGTTTTTGCTGTATTAACAGCGATTATAATAGCAATTATTACACTAAAAAATAGAAATAGAATAGATGCAATAATTGGGATGATGTGGGCAAGTGGTATGGCTATTGGTATTATATTTGTGGATTTAACACCTGGATATAATGTAGATTTAATGTCATATTTATTTGGTTCTATTATTGCAGTTTCAAATGAAGATGTTATATATATGGCTGTTTTAGATGTGTTTATTATTTCAATAGTTATATTCTTTTATAAACAAATTTTAGCAGTTTCATATGATAGTGAATTTGCAACTTTAAGAGGAATAAATGTAAAGTTTTTTTATACATTGATTTTGATTTTAGCGGCACTTTGTGTAGTTGCAGCTATAAAAGCTGTAGGATTGATTTTAGTAATTGCACTTTTAACAATTCCCACATATTTAGCTGAGAGTTTTTCATCAAAATTATCAACAATGATGATAATTAGCTCTATTTTAGCTACAATATTTACAATTTTAGGATTAATAGTTTCTTACTCTTATGATATTAGTTCAGGTGCTAGTATTATTTTAGTTGCAGTTGTTGTTTTAGCAATTGTGAAACTTCTAAGAATAAAAAAATAA